From the genome of Pelosinus fermentans DSM 17108:
GTCATGCTGCTATGGAATTTTCTAATGCCGGATATCTTCGGCTTAAAAGAAATTACCTTTTGGCAGGGCAGTGGTCTGGTAATCCTGTGCCGACTGCTTTTTGGCACCTGCGGCTATGGGAAACATGGAGACCATGCTAAAAAATATTATAAAATGCAAAAAAGAGAACATCATCAGCTGTGGTGGGAAAATGAAGGAAAGGAGGCTTTTGAAAAATACATAGAAAAAGAAAATACAGATGCAAACTGTGATGCAGCAAGAATCAAGAAAGAATGAGGCGTTAACATGTCATATGGGATATTATTCATAAACGGTGCCTTTGTATTATATACAGTTGGAGTTTGGAGTGAGAAGATACAAGGCAGATTAAAACGAGGACATTTAATCCTTTTCTGGTTAGGAATTGTATGTGATGTTCTAGGAACATCAGCCATGGGAGAAATCGCTAAAGGACATGTTGCTAGTATCATACCCATAACCAGCGGTTTTCACAGTTTAACCGGTATTATAGCTCTGCTGTTAATGCTATTGCATACATGCTGGGCAACGGTCATTATCGCAACTCATAAAGAAAGCTGGATTCAAAAGTTTCATCGATATAGCTTAATCGTCTGGTTGATTTGGCTGCTGCCTTTTATTAGTGGAGCAATGGTCCATTTTCTATAAATAAGCCAGCAGCCAAGATGGTATAGCAAAAAGGCTTTGGATTCATACTTTTGAACCATCCCATTGGAGAAAGATTGCAGGGCATATTACAAGAAAAATTTCCTGAAATTCTGGCAGGGGATGATATTAAATGGAACTTCACCAAATTCCTTATTGACCGCCAGGGCAATGTTGCAGGACGTTATGAACCGACAAAGGCGCCTTTGAGTATGGAAAAGGATATTGAGAGGTTATTAAAGTAGCGCAGAAGTCCATAGAACGAGTGATTGAACCGTAGAGCACAGAGAATTTTAGCCCGACCTATCTTTTCTCAGCGCTCTCTGTGCCTCTGTGGTTCAATTGCTTTATCGGTTTTCTTCGTAGTCTTCGCATTTTCGCGGTTCAAAATATTGTATTTTGCCTTCGTAATGATTGCTCTTGCAGGAAAATGTCTTTGAATGGTAAATAAAACATAAATAGCGGTTGTGGATTACTTTTCCAAGTGTCTATGATCATGAGAACAAGGAGGAAGATAGTATGGAAAAATCAAAGGTTTATTTTACAAATATGCGGGCAACTAGCAAGATGAATTTGCTGCAAAAGCTAGAGCGGTTAGTAAAGAAAGCTGGAATTGAGCAAATTGATTTTAAAGGGAAATTTAGTGCTATCAAAATACATTTTGGTGAACCTGGTAATCTTGCATATCTTAGACCGAATTACTCTAAAGTGATTGCAGATGTAATCAAAAGTTTAGGCGGCAGGGTATTTCTTACGGACTGTAATACCTTATACGTCGGAAGACGTAAAGATGCTCTTGAGCACTTGGATGCAGCATATGAAAATGGCTATAATCCCTTCACTACAGGCTGTCAAATCATTATAGGTGACGGTTTAAAAGGTACAGATGAGTCATATGTACCTGTGCCTGTTGGAGAATATGTGAAAGAAGCGAAAATTGGCCGTGCTGTAATGGATGCGGATATTATTATCAGCCTAAGTCACTTTAAGGGTCACGAGCTGACAGGGTTCGGCGGTGCGTTAAAGAATATCGGCATGGGCTGTGGTTCAAGGGCTGGCAAAATGGAAATGCACAGTGACGGTAAGCCAAACGTTCGTACAAAAAGTTGTGTAGGATGCGGCGCCTGTGTGAAGATTTGCGCTCATAGCGCCATAAGCCTTATCGACAAGAAGGCTCAAATTGACCATGCAAAATGTGTTGGCTGTGGAAGGTGTATCGGGGTTTGCCATTTTGATGCGATTGGCGCTGCCTGGGACGAATCCAATGACGTCCTTAATAAAAAAATGGCCGAATACACTTGGGCGGTTTTAAATGGCAGACCGCATTTTCATATCAGCTTAGTAATTGATGTATCACCAAATTGTGACTGCCAT
Proteins encoded in this window:
- a CDS encoding HsmA family protein produces the protein MSYGILFINGAFVLYTVGVWSEKIQGRLKRGHLILFWLGIVCDVLGTSAMGEIAKGHVASIIPITSGFHSLTGIIALLLMLLHTCWATVIIATHKESWIQKFHRYSLIVWLIWLLPFISGAMVHFL
- a CDS encoding DUF362 domain-containing protein, whose amino-acid sequence is MEKSKVYFTNMRATSKMNLLQKLERLVKKAGIEQIDFKGKFSAIKIHFGEPGNLAYLRPNYSKVIADVIKSLGGRVFLTDCNTLYVGRRKDALEHLDAAYENGYNPFTTGCQIIIGDGLKGTDESYVPVPVGEYVKEAKIGRAVMDADIIISLSHFKGHELTGFGGALKNIGMGCGSRAGKMEMHSDGKPNVRTKSCVGCGACVKICAHSAISLIDKKAQIDHAKCVGCGRCIGVCHFDAIGAAWDESNDVLNKKMAEYTWAVLNGRPHFHISLVIDVSPNCDCHSENDVAIIPDIGMFASFDPVALDMACADKANAAPAIADSYLAEQLKNKNGSSNDHDHFQTAHPETNWMSCVDHAEKIGIGTKQYELIEV